From a region of the Sporanaerobacter acetigenes DSM 13106 genome:
- a CDS encoding flagellar protein FliS, producing MLDKKDIEKRISSANDAELVAILYEALMDNFNDSILSIDGEKYDELKDINKNSRDILAELLATLEGNSEIAINLRQIYIYVNELITKGENKKDKNSFEMATKIICPLYEGFTEIEKNIEPKVVAGLTYGKSNIDEYQMKGNKTFKG from the coding sequence ATGCTAGATAAAAAAGATATAGAAAAGAGAATATCCTCTGCCAATGATGCGGAATTGGTTGCTATACTCTATGAAGCTCTCATGGACAATTTCAATGACAGCATACTTTCTATAGATGGAGAAAAATATGATGAACTAAAGGATATAAATAAGAACTCAAGGGATATTTTAGCAGAACTTCTTGCAACCCTTGAAGGAAATTCAGAAATAGCTATAAATTTAAGACAAATATACATTTATGTAAATGAGCTCATTACAAAAGGCGAAAATAAAAAAGATAAGAATTCCTTTGAAATGGCAACAAAGATAATTTGTCCTCTATATGAAGGATTCACTGAAATTGAAAAAAATATAGAACCAAAGGTAGTTGCAGGACTTACCTATGGGAAGTCAAATATTGATGAGTATCAGATGAAGGGAAACAAAACTTTTAAAGGATAA
- a CDS encoding flagellin N-terminal helical domain-containing protein: MRINNNIPALNTHRILNMNTNSIEKALERLSSGKRINRASDDAAGMAISEKMRAQVQGLRQASRNSLDGISLIQTAEGALNEVHAMLQRMRELCVQGANGVYKEEDLKTIGAEIVQLTEQIDKIANDTEFNGIKLLDGSQKEIQLQVGANEGQKVTIEMSSINATAKELGINSGIVKYNDTDKKFEIAKDLTPTKFNDAIKTYNTAIGKVSEMRSKLGAYQNRLEHTIKNTDNTAENLTASMSRIEDADMAIEMSEFTRLNILQQAGTAMLAQANQLPQGVLQLLR; the protein is encoded by the coding sequence ATGAGGATAAATAACAATATACCAGCATTAAACACTCATAGAATATTAAATATGAACACAAATTCTATTGAAAAGGCATTAGAAAGGCTATCATCAGGAAAGAGAATCAATAGGGCCTCAGATGATGCAGCAGGAATGGCCATAAGTGAAAAGATGAGAGCACAAGTGCAAGGATTAAGACAGGCAAGCAGGAACTCCCTAGATGGAATAAGTCTTATTCAAACAGCAGAAGGAGCACTAAATGAAGTTCATGCCATGCTCCAAAGAATGAGGGAACTTTGTGTACAAGGAGCAAATGGTGTGTATAAAGAAGAGGATCTAAAAACTATAGGAGCTGAAATAGTACAATTGACAGAGCAAATAGACAAAATAGCTAATGATACAGAATTTAATGGAATTAAGTTATTAGATGGTAGTCAAAAAGAAATACAACTTCAAGTAGGTGCAAACGAAGGACAAAAGGTGACAATTGAGATGAGTAGTATAAATGCTACAGCTAAAGAATTGGGGATTAATTCAGGAATTGTTAAGTATAATGATACTGATAAGAAGTTTGAAATTGCAAAAGATTTGACTCCAACAAAGTTCAACGATGCAATAAAAACATACAATACAGCCATAGGAAAAGTTTCTGAAATGCGTTCCAAACTTGGTGCGTATCAAAATCGATTAGAGCATACCATAAAGAACACAGACAATACTGCTGAAAACTTGACAGCATCCATGTCTAGAATAGAAGATGCAGATATGGCTATAGAGATGAGTGAATTCACTAGGCTGAATATATTGCAACAGGCAGGAACCGCTATGCTTGCTCAAGCAAATCAACTTCCTCAGGGAGTATTGCAATTACTTAGATAA